The Eurosta solidaginis isolate ZX-2024a chromosome 4, ASM4086904v1, whole genome shotgun sequence genome includes a window with the following:
- the LOC137248343 gene encoding uncharacterized protein: MLKIVCFFILQFAIGCLWIECKQQQCYRLKYLNYSYNDSPDYRVSMLWKNQYSFMTLTQVSKAVQLPIWSVNISQHLIKRNQPPKLLHNGTYKTCEFWKNIKQINIINTFAEQLFFKSGSNLSMECPLPVGTYVLKNIHIPSDSNILRYMYWPNTLYSFVGAVYNEQPNKTLERLCNYEVNATVIKSC, from the exons atgcttaaaattgTGTGCTTTTTTATACTGCAGTTTGCAATCGGTTGCCTTTGGATTGAATGCAAGCAACAG CAGTGCTACAGACTAAAGTATCTGAATTATAGTTACAATGATTCACCCGATTATCGTGTTTCGATGTTGTGGAAAAATCAATACAGCTTTATGACATTAACACAAGTTTCAAAAGCCGTCCAATTGCCCATATGGAGCGTAAATATTTCTCAACATTTAATCAAACGCAATCAACCACCAAAATTGCTCCACAATGGCACATACAAGACTTGtgaattttggaaaaatataaaacaaataaatatcatCAATACTTTTGCCGAGCAGTTATTCTTCAAAAGTGGCAGTAATCTGAGCATGGAATGTCCTTTGCCAGTTGGTACAtatgttttgaaaaatattcaTATACCATCTGATAGCAATATCTTGAGATATATGTATTGGCCAAATACGTTGTACAGCTTCGTCGGTGCTGTATATAATGAGCAACCGAATAAGACTTTAGAGCGATTATGTAATTATGAAGTGAATGCTACCGTTATAAAATCATGTTGA
- the LOC137248732 gene encoding LOW QUALITY PROTEIN: 5'-3' exoribonuclease 2 homolog (The sequence of the model RefSeq protein was modified relative to this genomic sequence to represent the inferred CDS: inserted 2 bases in 2 codons; substituted 1 base at 1 genomic stop codon) — protein MAIDGVAPRAKMNQQRSRRFPTAKEAIEKRVEMEKRRSDLLAKGCILPPEKEEGEHFDSNCITPGTPFMDRLSKCLHYYIHDRLNTNPAWKGIKIVLSDANVPGEGEHKIKDYIRKQRAQPDHDPNTQHVLCGADADLIMLGLATNEPNFTIIREEFLPNKPRPCDICKQDGHEMQKCKGLGNPSGSNDESFKPDVPINAEVRFIFVRLSVLREYLKKTLEMPNLPFQYDFERALDDWVFMCFFVGNDFLPHLPSLEIREGAVDRLVELYXKCVYKTGGFLTNSGDVNLQHVQMILTDLGNLEDNIFKERQRREVQFKARQKREKQRDYRSDIMALSKFFQPTAPNRSERGGAGGSNRGGGGQQQFNYKEEAKKFRAMNDRGGGGGAVGKRTAAQTGXDSDEEEDNDEVRLYEAGFKDRYYESKFDVGANNLGFRYSVALQYVRGLCWVLQYYYQGCASWDWYFPCHYAPFASDFVNITGLSTHFEKGTKPFNPLEQLMGVFPAASSSHVPKPWANLMSDPDSPIIDFYPEDFKIDLNGKKFAWQGVALLPFVDERXLFKALASYYGMLTDEEIRRNNYIEVLLIFFSDFHKVDYFIRIWIWQVC, from the exons ATGGCTATTGATGGAGTTGCACCTAGAGCTAAAATGAATCAACAACGATCAAGACGCTTTCCTACAGCTAAAGAAGCAATCGAAAAACGTGTTGAGATGGAAAAGAGAAGAAGCGATCTCTTAGCGAAGGGATGTATTTTGCCACCAGAAAAAGAGGAAGGCGAACATTTTGATTCAAATTGTATAACGCCAGGAACACCATTCATGGATCGACTTAGCAAGTGTTTACATTATTATATACATGATCGTTTGAATACAAATCCAGCGTGGAAAGgcataaaaattgttttgtcgGATGCTAATGTACCCGGTGAAGGTGAACATAAAATAAAGGATTACATACGAAAGCAAAGAGCACAACCCGATCATGATCCCAATACACAACATGTTTTATGTGGTGCCGATGCAGATTTAATTATGTTAGGATTAGCCACAAATGAACCAAATTTTACTATTATACGTGAAGAGTTTTTACCAAATAAACCACGTCCTTGTGATATATGCAAGCAAGATGGACATGAAATGCAAAAATGTAAAGGCCTCGGTAATCCAAGTGGTTCAAACGACGAAAGCTTCAAACCCGATGTGCCTATTAATGCTGAAGTAAGATTTATATTTGTAAGATTGAGTGTTTTAAGAGAATATCTCAAAAAAACTCTAGAAATGCCAAATCTGCCATTTCAGTATGACTTTGAGCGGGCTTTAGATGATTGGGTTTTTATGTGCTTTTTTGTTGGTAATGATTTCTTACCACATCTGCCAAGTCTTGAAATACGTGAAGGTGCTGTCGATCGTTTGGTAGAATTGT AAAAATGTGTTTACAAAACTGGCGGCTTTCTAACAAATTCTGGTGACGTAAATCTACAGCATGTGCAAATGATTTTGACTGATTTAGGGAATCTCGAAGATAATATATTTAAAGAAAGACAACGGCGTGAAGTTCAATTTAAAGCAAGACAGAAGCGTGAGAAGCAAAGAGATTATAGATCTGATATTATGGCTTTGTCGAAGTTTTTCCAACCCACTGCTCCGAATAGGAGTGAAAGAGGTGGCGCCGGTGGAAGTAATAGGGGAGGAGGAGGACAACAACAATTTAATTACAAAGAAGAGGCTAAGAAATTCCGTGCAATGAATGATAGAGGTGGTGGCGGAGGTGCCGTTGGCAAACGCACAGCTGCACAAACTG CGGATTCAGACGAAGAAGAAGATAATGATGAAGTACGTTTGTATGAGGCTGGGTTTAAAGACCGTTATTATGAATCTAAATTTGATGTTGGTGCCAACAATCTAGGTTTTCGTTACTCTGTCGCACTACAATATGTACGTGGCCTTTGTTGGGTACTTCAGTACTATTATCAAGGCTGTGCTTCATGGGATTGGTATTTCCCATGTCATTATGCGCCATTCGCATCTGATTTTGTTAACATAACTGGATTATCGACACACTTTGAAAAAGGTACAAAACCATTCAATCCATTAGAACAGTTAATGGGTGTTTTTCCTGCTGCCAGTTCATCGCATGTGCCAAAACCATGGGCAAACCTAATGTCTGATCCAGATTCACCTATTATTGATTTTTATCCGGAAGattttaaaattgatttaaatGGTAAAAAATTTGCTTGGCAAGGTGTAGCTCTATTACCATTTGTTGATGAGCGCTGACTATTCAAAGCATTAGCTTCTTATTATGGCATGTTAACCGATGAGGAAATACGTCGTAATAATTACATAGaagtattattaatatttttctcAGATTTCCATAAAGTCGATTATTTTATTCGGATATGGATATGGCAGGTTTGCTAG